The genome window CTTGCCCTTGGGCGAGGAGACGTGCGGGATCCGGATCGAGGCCGAGCGGTTGCGGGCCGAATAGGCCAGCTTCACCGGGGCTTCATAGCCGGGCACCAGACGCTTGTAGGAGTTGGTGGTCGAGTTGGCGAAGGCGTTGATCGCCTTGGCGTGCTTGATGATGCCGCCGATGTACCACAGACATTCCTGGCTCAGACCGGCGTATTTGTCGCCGGCGAACAGGGGCTTGCCGTCGCGCCAGATCGACTGGTGCACGTGCATGCCCGAGCCGTTGTCGGCGAACATGGGCTTGGCCATGAAGGTCGCCGACTTGCCGTAGGCCGCGGCCACGTTGTGGATCACGTATTTATAGAGCTGCAGGCGGTCGGCCATGGTCAGCAGGTCCGAGAACTTCAGACCCAGTTCGTGCTGGGCGGGGGCGACCTCGTGGTGGTGCTTCTCGGGCTGGAGGCCCAGGTCGCGCATGACGCCCAGCATCTCGCCGCGCAGGTCCTGGCCGCTATCGACCGGGTTGACGGGGAAATAGCCGCCCTTGGGCCCGGGGCGGTGGCCCATGTTGCCCTCGGTGTATTCCGCGCCCGTGTTGGCCGGCAGCTCGGTGGAGTCATAGCTGTAGCCGGTGTTGTGCGGCTGGGTCGTCCAGCGCACGTCGTCGAAGATGAAGAACTCGGCTTCCGGCCCGAAATAGACCGCGTCGCCCACGCCCGAGGACTGCACATAGGCCAGGGCCTTCTTGGCCATCGAGCGGCTGTCGCGGTTGTAGGGTTCGCCCGTGTCGGGGTTCATCACGTCGCAGAACAGGAACATGGTCGTCTGCTGGTAGAACGGGTCGATGTAGGCCGTGGTCAGGTCCGGCATCAGCAGCATGTCGCTCTCGTTGATCGCCTTCCAGCCGGCGATGGACGAGCCGTCGAACATGGTCCCTTCGGTCAGGAACTCCTCGTCGACCAGGTCGATGTCGAAGGTGACGTGCTGCAGCCGTCCCTTGGTGTCGGTGAAGCGGACGTCGACGTATTTCACGTCCTTGTCCTTGATCTCCTGCAGGATCTTGCTGGCGGCGCTCATAGGTTCGATGTCCTTCTTTTCGTTTCTTCTGGGGAGGAAGCTTACTGGTCTTGTGCGGCCTAGACCGCCTGCGCCCCGGTTTCGCCGGTGCGGATGCGGATGACGTCGGTGATGTCGGAGACGAAGATCTTGCCGTCGCCGATCTTGCCCGTGCGGGCGGCGGTCTGGATGGCCTCGATCACAGCCGGGGCCAGGTCGTCGGCGACGACCACCTCGATCTTGATCTTGGGCAGGAAGTCGATGACGTATTCGGCCCCGCGATACAGTTCCGAATGACCCTTCTGGCGGCCGTATCCCTTGGCCTCGAGCACGGTCATGCCCTGCACCCCGATGTCCTGGAGCGCCTCTTTCACGTCGTCCAGCTTGAACGGCTTGATGACGGCTTCGATTTTCTTCATGGGCGCCCCCGAGCTGGCTTGGGCCGGATCTCTTGCGAGAACGTCCAGACACTCGGGGAGCAAAGGGACACCGCATTGCAGCATAAGGCAAGGGCCACGTTGCATTTTCAGGCGCTCCGTGCGCGGAAGGACGGATGGTGAAAACGAATGCTCCGTCCCTGTGGGGAGATGTCATCCCGTGGCCGGGCGCACAGACGCACAAGCACAGGCGCGGGCGGCTGGGCGTGGTCAGTGGCGGGCCCCTGAGAACGGGGGCCGCAAGGCTGTCGGCGCGGGCGGGATTGCGGACCGGGGCGGGGCTGGTGCGGCTGCTGTGTCCGCCGGACGCGGCCCGGGTCGTGGCCGGGGCGGTCGAGGCGATCATGGTCGACGCCTTCGGGACGCCCGGTGAGCTGGCGACACTGACCGGGCCGATGCAGGCAGTGGTGATCGGCCCGGCGGCGGGGCTGGACGAGGCCACGGTCGCGAACCTGACCGCCATCGCGGACGGGGCGGCGGGGCTGGTGGTCGATGCCGATGCCCTGACGCTCTTTGCCGGGCGGGCGGATGCGCTGTTCGCCCTGCTGGACGAGCACGACGTCATCACGCCGCACGAGGGCGAGTTCGAACGCCTGTTTCCCGGGCTGCTGGCGCGGGGCCGGGAGGCGGCGGCGATCGAGGCGGCCGGGCGGTGCGGCGCGGTCGTGGTGCTGAAAGGCAGCCGGACGCTGATCGCCGCGCCGGACGGACGGATCGTGGTTCAGCCCGAGGCCTCGCCCTGGCTGGCGACGGCGGGCAGCGGCGACGTGCTGGCCGGCATGATCGGCGGCTGGCGGGCGCAGGGGATGTCGGCGTTCGACGGGTCTTGCGCGGCCGTCTGGATGCATGCCGAGGCCGCGGCCCGCTTCGGTCCCGGCCTGATCGCCGAAGACCTGCCCGAACAGATCCCCCATGTCCTCAGGAGCCTGCGATGACCCCGACCCTCTATGGAATCAAGGCCTGCTAGCCATCCCTAGACGTTTAAGGCCGGCATCAGCGACCTCCCATATGATACATCGTGGTCCAAGATCTTCGTCTTACTGCCGCCTCACGACTGGTTAAGCAGAAGGGAAAAAATTCGGTCATATAGGGCACCGTACTGACGACCCCCTTAGCGGTTTCCATCTTTTGCACTTCATCGGTGAGGTGATCGATTAATCGGTAGATGGGCTGTATCGTCTCAATGAGGGTCCAAACGCAGTGGCCCCTTGTCGCATTGGCTATAGCCACCTGATAATTGGCATCGA of Brevundimonas subvibrioides contains these proteins:
- a CDS encoding NAD(P)H-hydrate dehydratase: MVKTNAPSLWGDVIPWPGAQTHKHRRGRLGVVSGGPLRTGAARLSARAGLRTGAGLVRLLCPPDAARVVAGAVEAIMVDAFGTPGELATLTGPMQAVVIGPAAGLDEATVANLTAIADGAAGLVVDADALTLFAGRADALFALLDEHDVITPHEGEFERLFPGLLARGREAAAIEAAGRCGAVVVLKGSRTLIAAPDGRIVVQPEASPWLATAGSGDVLAGMIGGWRAQGMSAFDGSCAAVWMHAEAAARFGPGLIAEDLPEQIPHVLRSLR
- a CDS encoding P-II family nitrogen regulator, with amino-acid sequence MKKIEAVIKPFKLDDVKEALQDIGVQGMTVLEAKGYGRQKGHSELYRGAEYVIDFLPKIKIEVVVADDLAPAVIEAIQTAARTGKIGDGKIFVSDITDVIRIRTGETGAQAV
- the glnA gene encoding type I glutamate--ammonia ligase, with the translated sequence MSAASKILQEIKDKDVKYVDVRFTDTKGRLQHVTFDIDLVDEEFLTEGTMFDGSSIAGWKAINESDMLLMPDLTTAYIDPFYQQTTMFLFCDVMNPDTGEPYNRDSRSMAKKALAYVQSSGVGDAVYFGPEAEFFIFDDVRWTTQPHNTGYSYDSTELPANTGAEYTEGNMGHRPGPKGGYFPVNPVDSGQDLRGEMLGVMRDLGLQPEKHHHEVAPAQHELGLKFSDLLTMADRLQLYKYVIHNVAAAYGKSATFMAKPMFADNGSGMHVHQSIWRDGKPLFAGDKYAGLSQECLWYIGGIIKHAKAINAFANSTTNSYKRLVPGYEAPVKLAYSARNRSASIRIPHVSSPKGKRIEARFPDPMGNPYLTFVALLMAGLDGIENQIDPGGPADKNLYDLPPEERGNIPEVCGSLKEALENLDKDRAFLKKGGVMDDDFIDSYIELKMEEVMRLALHPHPVEFDMYYSC